In the genome of Euleptes europaea isolate rEulEur1 chromosome 7, rEulEur1.hap1, whole genome shotgun sequence, one region contains:
- the LOC130480454 gene encoding dual specificity protein phosphatase 10-like, with the protein MPPSPLEERIGVLQRPKTLALRLNHSFSNNGGGEKQPPRQSPVRKPPGQASPAPKGPSEEALKTVLQPNQSHPVDLKLSAGGTQGRAPERNPSLQLGPPLKVFLPQSKLKKRCFKENSKPVLDTSASSSCLSSPASTMHPLKCGCRGCWRLVRCDDANPKSGLRSLGCLSCRSSLRSLSCSSPPSVKKLGCLPCAPAAALRSLACLACNPSVTSVSSSCSFCSSDPIVAYDPRGGPSPAPSCYGGDDDDDYSVRTIWPDELAKKMTKSRAQQQPSPLILDCRNLMEFTKSHLQGAMHFGAADAAGRRRLQQGKLAMLDFISSRGVGDGRDSSLQRLWPKEQNGCAGAETQTLTLPKPSKPQQSSPNLHLVLDLVNKDGQEGTGRRGSLVTPEIADGQDDLGPPLTPDLENAELSPILPFLFLGNERDAQDLERMLSLNVGHVLNVTTHLPLYHAESGRLRYKRLPATDNSRQDLRQYFEEAFEFIEEAHQSGKGVLIHCQAGVSRSATIVIAYLMKHTLMTMGDAYKYVKGRRPVISPNLNFMGQLLEFETDLNAGITPRILTPKLAGVETEV; encoded by the exons ATGCCTCCCTCGCCCCTGGAAGAACGGATCGGCGTGTTGCAGCGACCCAAGACCTTGGCCCTGCGCCTCAACCACAGCTTCTCCAACAACGGTGGCGGCGAGAAGCAGCCGCCGCGGCAGTCTCCGGTCCGCAAGCCgccgggccaggcctcgccagccccgaAGGGACCCAGCGAAGAGGCCCTCAAGACTGTTCTGCAGCCCAACCAATCCCACCCCGTTGACCTCAAGTTATCGGCGGGGGGGACGCAAGGCCGGGCGCCGGAGAGGAACCCTTCCCTGCAGCTGGGCCCCCCGCTGAAGGTCTTTCTGCCCCAGTCCAAGCTGAAGAAACGGTGCTTCAAGGAGAACTCCAAGCCGGTGCTGGACACCTCGGCCAGCTCCTCCTGCCTCTCCAGCCCCGCGAGCACCATGCACCCCTTGAAATGCGGCTGCCGGGGCTGCTGGCGGCTGGTGCGCTGCGACGACGCCAACCCCAAGTCCGGCCTGCGCTCTCTGGGCTGCCTCTCCTGCCGCTCCAGCCTGCGCTCCTTGAGCTGCTCCAGCCCGCCGTCGGTCAAGAAGCTGGGCTGCCTGCCCTGTGCCCCAGCGGCGGCCCTGCGGTCCCTGGCGTGCCTGGCCTGCAACCCCTCGGTCACGTCGGTCAGCTCCTCCTGCAGCTTCTGCAGCAGCGACCCCATCGTGGCCTATGACCCCCGGGGCGGGCCCTCGCCGGCCCCCAGCTGCTATGGCGGGGACGATGACGACGACTACAGCGTCCGCACCATCTGGCCGGACGAGCTGGCCAAGAAGATGACCAAGTCGCGGGCCCAGCAGCAGCCGTCCCCCCTAATCCTGGACTGCCGGAACCTGATGGAGTTCACCAAGAGCCACCTGCAGGGCGCCATGCACTTTGGAGCGGCGGATGCTGCGGGGCGGCGGCGCCTCCAGCAGGGCAAGCTGGCCATGCTGGATTTCATCTCCTCCCGGGGGGTCGGCGACGGCAGGGACTCCTCGCTGCAGCGCCTCTGGCCCAAGGAGCAGAACGGCTGCGCCGGCGCAGAGACGCAGACTctgactctccccaaacccagcaaaCCCCAGCAGTCCTCCCCGAATCTACATCTGGTCTTGGACCTGGTCAACAAAGACGGACAGGAGGGGACGGGTAGGAGAG GCAGCCTGGTGACGCCGGAGATCGCGGACGGGCAGGACGATTTGGGCCCGCCGCTCACGCCGGACCTGGAGAACGCGGAGCTGAGCCCCATCCTGCCCTTCCTGTTCCTGGGCAACGAAAGAGACGCGCAGGACCTGGAGCGGATGCTGAGCCTCAACGTGGGCCACGTCCTCAACGTCACCACCCACCTGCCCCTCTACCACGCCGAGAGCGGGCGCCTCCGCTACAAGCGCCTGCCAGCCACTGACAACAGCCGCCAGGACTTGCGCCAGTACTTCGAGGAGGCCTTTGAATTCATTG AGGAGGCTCACCAGAGTGGCAAAGGCGTCCTCATCCACTGCCAGGCGGGCGTCTCGCGCTCGGCCACCATCGTCATCGCCTACCTGATGAAGCACACGCTGATGACCATGGGCGACGCCTACAAGTACGTCAAGGGCCGGCGCCCCGTCATCTCCCCCAACCTCAACTTCATGGGCCAACTGCTGGAGTTCGAAACGGACCTCAACGCCGGCATCACGCCCCGTATCCTCACCCCCAAGCTGGCCGGGGTGGAGACCGAGGTGTGA